The DNA region TCACGGTGCCGTCGTTGGTCTTCTCCACCACCAAGTGCCGGTCCGCGAACGCGGCGACCTGCGGGAGGTGGGTGACCACCACGACCTGGGCGGTTTCGGCCAGTTTGGCCAGCCGGCGGCCGATCTCGACCGCGGCCTTGCCGCCGACGCCCGCGTCCACCTCGTCGAACAGGTAGGTGGGGACGGGGTCGGCGCCCGCGAAGACCACCTCGACGGCGAGCATCACCCGGGACAGCTCACCGCCCGAGGCGCCCTTGGCGATCGGGCGCGGCTGGGCGCCGGGGTGCGGGGCGAGCAGCACCTCGACCTCGTCCACGCCGTGCGGTCCGTACGCGACGGTGCGGCCGTCCACCTCGATCCCGGCCAGGTCGTCGATCCGGGTGATCGCGAAGGTCACCCGGGCGTGCGGCATGGCCAGTTCGGCGAGCTCGGCGGAGACGGCCTCGGCGAAGCGCCCGGCGGCGGCCTGCCGGGCGGCCGAAACCTCGGCCGCGAGCTCGGCCAACTCGGCCCGCAGCTCGGTCTCCTGGGCGCCGAGCTGGTCGATCCGCTCGTCGTCGCCGTCGAGTTCGGCGAGCCGGGCGGAGCCGGCCTCGGCCCAGGCGATCACCTCGGCGAGGGTGTTGTCCGCGCCGCCGTACTTGCGCAGCAGCTGGGCCAGCACGGCCCGGCGGTCCTCGACCGCGGCCAGCCGCACCGGGTCGGCGTCCAGGTCGTCGGCGTAGCCGGCGAGGTCCCCGGCGACGTCGGCCAGCAGGTAGCCGACCTCGTTCAGCCGGTCGGCGAGGGCGGCCAGCCGCTCGTCGTGGTGGCGCACGGCGTCCAGGGCGCGCCGGGACTGGGCGAGCAGGGTGCCCGCGTCCAGCGCCTCCGGGTCGGTCGGGTCACCGGCCAGGGCGGCGTGGGCGAGGGTCGCCGCGGAGGACAGCGCGTCGGCGTGGCCGAGCCGCTCGGCCTCGGCGGCCAGTTCGAGGTCCTCCCCGGCCACCGGCTCGGCGGCGGCGATCTCGTCCAGGCCGAAGCGCAGCAGGTCGGCCTCCTGGGCGCGCTCGCGGGCCCGGGTGGTCAGCTCCTCCAGGGTGGCCGAGACCTCCCGCAGGACGCGGTAGGTCTCCCGGTAGCGGGCCAGCGGCTCGGCCACCGACTCGCCCGCGTAGCGGTCCAGCGCGCCGCGCTGGCGGGCCGGGCGCAGCAGCCGCTGCTGGTCGGTCTGGCCGTGCACGGCGATCAGGTCCTCGCCGAGCTCGGTGAGCAGCCCGACCGGGACGGCCCGCCCGCCGACGTGCGCCCGGGAGCGCCCCTCGGCGGAGACCGTGCGGCTGACCAGCAGGGCGCCGTCGTCCAGCTCGGCCCCGGCCTCGACGGCGCGGGCCGCCACCGGGGAGTCGGCGGGCAGTTCCAGTCGGCCCTCCACCACCGCGCGTCCGGCGCCGTGGCGCACCAGGCCGGGGTCGGCGCGTCCGCCGAGCAGCAGGCCGAGGCTGGTCACGACCATGGTCTTGCCGGCGCCGGTCTCACCGGTCACGGCGGTGAAGCCGGGGGCCAGCTCGACCACCGCGTCGTCGATGACCCCAAGATCCCGTATCCGCATCTCGTCCAACACGGAGACGACCTTACGAGGTTCCGCCCCCGGAGCGCGACGAGCGGCAACGGCGCGCGGCAACTCGAGGCCGCCGAGTTCACCCCTTCCGGGAGGTTTCGGCGGCGGTGGGCACCGTGCACCACGGCAGGAAGACCTGCACCAGCGGGCCGATGAGCAGCGCGTACACGACCGTGCCGAGCCCGGCGGTGCCGCCGAGCAGCAGTCCGGCGACCAGCACGGTCAGCTCGATGCCGGTGCGGATCAGCCGCAGCGAACGCCCGGTGCGCCGGTGCAGGCCGGTCATCAGGCCGTCGCGCGGGCCGGGCCCGAGGCGGGCGCCGATGTACAGGCCCGTGGCCACACCGTTGAGCAGCACCGCGGCGGCCATCAGCGCCACCCGCGCGAGCAGGCCGTGCGGGCTGCCGACCAGCCCCAGGGAGAGGTCCATCGCCGCGCCGATCACCAGCACGTTGGCGACGGTGCCCACCCCCGGGCACTGGCGCAGCGGGATCCACAGCAGCAGGACGAGGGCGCCGCAGATGGTCACCCAGGCGCCCACGGTGAGGCCGAGCACCCGCTGCAGGCCCTGGTGGAAGACGTCCCAGGGATCGAGGCCGAGGCCGGAGCGGAGCATCAGCGCCATGCTCACCCCGTACAGGACGAGGCCGACTGCGAGCTGCGGGAGGCGGCGGCCCAGCGCGTGGGTGTCGCCGAGGACCCGCACGGCGGGGCCCGGTCGGGCGGGCTCCTCAGGGGCGGTGGCCGTCGGGGCGGTGGACGTGGGGGCGGTGGTGGTGGCCAATGGTG from Kitasatospora cathayae includes:
- the recN gene encoding DNA repair protein RecN encodes the protein MRIRDLGVIDDAVVELAPGFTAVTGETGAGKTMVVTSLGLLLGGRADPGLVRHGAGRAVVEGRLELPADSPVAARAVEAGAELDDGALLVSRTVSAEGRSRAHVGGRAVPVGLLTELGEDLIAVHGQTDQQRLLRPARQRGALDRYAGESVAEPLARYRETYRVLREVSATLEELTTRARERAQEADLLRFGLDEIAAAEPVAGEDLELAAEAERLGHADALSSAATLAHAALAGDPTDPEALDAGTLLAQSRRALDAVRHHDERLAALADRLNEVGYLLADVAGDLAGYADDLDADPVRLAAVEDRRAVLAQLLRKYGGADNTLAEVIAWAEAGSARLAELDGDDERIDQLGAQETELRAELAELAAEVSAARQAAAGRFAEAVSAELAELAMPHARVTFAITRIDDLAGIEVDGRTVAYGPHGVDEVEVLLAPHPGAQPRPIAKGASGGELSRVMLAVEVVFAGADPVPTYLFDEVDAGVGGKAAVEIGRRLAKLAETAQVVVVTHLPQVAAFADRHLVVEKTNDGTVTRSGVKVLNDEERVRELSRMLAGLEDSELGRAHAEELLAAARSPRHR
- the yczE gene encoding membrane protein YczE — encoded protein: MATTTAPTSTAPTATAPEEPARPGPAVRVLGDTHALGRRLPQLAVGLVLYGVSMALMLRSGLGLDPWDVFHQGLQRVLGLTVGAWVTICGALVLLLWIPLRQCPGVGTVANVLVIGAAMDLSLGLVGSPHGLLARVALMAAAVLLNGVATGLYIGARLGPGPRDGLMTGLHRRTGRSLRLIRTGIELTVLVAGLLLGGTAGLGTVVYALLIGPLVQVFLPWCTVPTAAETSRKG